aatttcactttttaaaatgtaaaataaatcttaatatataaatatgaaaagacatgtataataaaagtatttactGATAAGGAATAACATTCTTCTGGAGCTATATTTCTTGGATTAGGAATAACGCAATCTACAAGATGTTGAGGTGCAGCTTGaagtatatttttgtatttaccCTTATAAACGAGGTTATATATTGATTCAATAGCTCGAGCAGCAGCTATGGCCCAACAACAGtctaattcaaacataatttcactttttaaaatgtaaaataaatcttaatatataaatatgaaaagacatgtataataaaagaataagtaGTACACACTACATACTACATCTCTTTTGATTTCGAATCGAGGTAAGAATGTTATGTTGACGCCAATCAAAATATTCATCCTgcaattttaaagaaaaattaaaattagtaaataattctaaaattatatttacataatatctcattaattttaaaatttaccttTACTCTTGTATTTAATTAGTtcagaattttttaaaattaaaccttTAATCAACcttcatatattttcaattcaatttaaattaattccaagtaatttattttaaaaggataaattcactaatttgattttattataggTATGTTCTGACCTGAAACTCATCCATAATGAATTAGACAGAATTTGatctgataaaaaaaaatggttaaatagtaaaaaaataatatattaacaaGGGATATGAAcctaatataatttaacatgACTCAAATAAtatcgaaaaagaaaattttgttcataataATATGGTCAATATATAACAATAATCAAAGTTCATcggagaaaaacaaaaaaaaaaaattatataaaaaaaacacataatattcttattttgttcTCGCCCTACTCAACTTGGTATTCTTATTTTGTTACAAGTATTCTTATTTTGTTGTCGCGTGCATTTAAGGTCGCCTTGCATTTAAGTCTCTAACTGGTattcttattttgttataaggctcaatattcttattttgttaTGTGTTATGGACTGaggtaaaatattttgaaaattttagaaaaaatattttatatatattcttattttaaaagtttataatataaaagaaaatttaataaaaaataatttattccaaatcagtatttaatttacataatttccgctatttgattttgataagaatatatcaatttataaaaaagaagtttaTACTTTTTAACTAGGGactcatttataatttaaatctattattttaaatttaagaatacaTCATTatataaagtaaaagaataaaaagttaGTCAGATTGTGAAATTTATTGGAATAGATTGTAATAGAAGTGGACGAAATCATTAGTCTTGCATATATCTTCTTGTTGAAAGGAAAGTGGGTCGACCATTTCCGTAGACAGGTAGTATTATAAAACTTGAAAACAAGTAGAAAGTAACACTCTTCACCGATGTACTCAAACATgtaaataatgattttttagatcaaaatcattttcaaacagGTAAATAAACATGTAAATAATGATCTTTTAGATCAAAATCATTTTACAAATGTACTtagataatatataattatatagaACAATAAACACTAATTTAGGTAATATATATCCAAAACAATGAACACATATTTACAgggtaacaaaaaaaataaaaaaaataaaaaatccttacTAGCGCAAACACGACCGAAAGTTTGTCTCGGAGTAAATCATTAGAGGAGATGAGGACGGAAGTGAGAGACGGAGGGATTATTTGTACAAAAAAGAGTTGAGACATCGACTGCCTATTCTGAGAGAGTGGGACGTGTATCACACATAACCGAAATAGGAAGATTCTCCAGATCTTCCTTCTCATTTCCTGAGTTTTGGCAAAAGTCGGAGGTTGGAAGCTGATCAGATGGCCGAAATAGTAAGATTATCCGAATCGAGGCCTGTAGCTCTCCAGACTAGAGAGGGGGCGTGGATCAGATGAACGGAATAGGAAGATTGTCCACATGCTTGTTCTCCATCAACTGAGCGTCAGGCGGCCGCGGCCATCAACAATGAAGAAGTGGTTGTACAAAATTGTCAGATGGCCATCAATAGAGCAATTAGTGGCTCACCTACCGCCATCAATGGGCTGCCATCAATGGAGCAAGTGGCTCACCAATTTTCAGACGGCATGTACTCATTTTTCATACAAACAAAAGAGCCCActaagaatatgaaaagcaAAGCCCattaagaatatgaaaagttgAAGCCCattaagaatatgaaaagcCCAATTGAAGAAAGCCACGATTTGTACATGTCATAATTCTATCTTCCGGAGGTAGTTGATCAGACAGAAGAGAtggaatattttaagaattataggtttattttctcttaatttttcgctgttcaaacttttttttttttttttttaactgaaGAATGTACGCACGGTTTTGATGTACCAGATTTTGGTAACATCTCCAATAAAATTGCTCGAGTTCTCGTGGATGTTTAAAGAGGTTTGAATCTCAGCCAATGAAGTTATCAAACATTACAACAAGAAAATGTAATCAttctaattttgtgtttttttatcaTGTAAAAAAGGATTTATACATTCCTCtcctttaaatatttattttatattatatggatagataactaattttaaaatggtagaCATGGAGagcaatttattattttattaatacattTGGTTGCAGTGATGTGTGATGGTGAAGCATTGGGTTGAGCtgtttttaattgaaaattgacTAGAactatatatgtatttttgaaGGGTTCAaagtcaaattaaaataaataaataaataaggttaCTTTAAAGATGGTATAACCTTCTATCCCAATATAATAAGAATTTAATTCATTGTCCATAAAAGGTATGTAATTTAACCTATGCGCACCGTCATGAACTTAGGCGTTAAAAAGTGTGTTGGACATAGTGCACAAGACTAGTATATGGATTCTTGTTTTTGCAAATTGTTCCAATTTATAGCTCGACACCTCTTAGGACGTGTTAGGCATGCATACGAGAATTTGCAACCACATACGTCATAATCAACTTGTAGTCCTcgtttgttttaaaaataattttttttaattaaaaaaagttgcaatattatgaaatttaataaacattcCTAAATTATTGAAGTAGAAATCGATAGAATAGTTAACATAAATGTAACCAAAATGTTTATCTagatttcattttgaaataatgACACTTGCACTCTTCACTCTAAAATCTTGTACCTgtaatattacaaattttaaaagaacatacattttttaattcatgaaaaaaatatatatttatatatataaatcatcTCGATAACAACTTcctattaattttagaaactGATGGTAAATATATCAACTTTTGAGACCACTAACTTGAGATGTGACGGAAGCTCAATAATTACTTGTTTGCCTTATAAggattgtttaattttttgtttgcaaAAGGAAATAGGGTAAtgatatcaattaaaatataagttaGATCAAAGTTTTAAACGAAAACAAATCTACCTAAAATGAgttcaaattgaaaagaaaaaaagaaacaattttcttcataaataCGCTTAATCTCATTTAACATGTAACTAAAAAAAGCCGTGGATTTATAAGTTCGGTTTATTTTCACATCTTTGCTTAAAGTTAGGTTCTTAGTCTATAAGTTTTTGCTTTATTCAAAGTTTGGTCCCCATCATTTTAAGAGCTTCATTAtagttgtttttattattaacgacaattttatacattttatatTGACGGTaattgtaatagttcaaggCCACCGTGAGTAGATATTGTGCGCTTTGACCCTTATATATCGTTGTCACATTCATAGTTTTTGTCtgttaggaaaaggtttccacattctttcaataaatgtttcgtttccctctccaaccgatatgaaaTCTCACAGCAATAAAATTCGAGTTATGTTGTATTGACTAGTAAAGAAAATCAAGTGCAGGTTTTTTAGATAAAGAGGAAACAACTCGTGTACAAAACGAGTCTTGTCAAACATCTTCTAAAGCCCTAACCTCAAAACACGTCCCTCATGTTATTGAGAATATCCAGTTTCCTCTTTACCAAAAAATCCACATTTATTTACCTAACAATACAAATAACTAATATAACCTTCAACATATAATTTAgatagataataaaaaataataatttttgacTTAAACTTTAATAGCAAACACCTCGTGAAGGATAGAATTGTATGCAATAATTATATACATAAACAAAACTTGTCTTTTATCGTAAGAGTGCAACTTTaaacttataataaaatgataattatttagataTAGAGGTTTCGAGTGTcgttgtaaaattaaaaaaaaaaaaaaaaaaaaaaaacaaaaaagaaaggaaaaattgaaataaaaaaataaaggccACAATAAAGCAGGTGTTTTGGTATCCACAATTTTGAGTTTACCACCAACCATCAataatttggattttattatCTTCATGACCACCTCACTTTTCTCACCAACTAAATACTACcacacaaaattattttatttcatattttatattatatttctaccaaatattttaaagaattatttttaattttgaaataaagacAGCTTCCAtaagtaatttaaataatcaCCCACAATAAAGACTATTTACAAAAGAggctataataaaataaatcttaacaattttattaattttaggttaaatgataaatttagtctgtccttaaattaaaataaattttaataaatgtctaataaatttattatttttagtaaaaCATTGAATATGttaaaagatatattaaaacataattaaaaattttgagactTATTggatacttttaaaatttaaNTGAATATGttaaaagatatattaaaacataattaaaaattttgtgacTTATTTGatacttttaagatttattttttaattaggtATGGCGTggataatataataattaataaatagtttaattctCCCCAtcgatattaaattaaaatttatttttcttataaaaacggaaattaaattttcagaACAGTCCAAGTAGCTGGGAAAccactaattttaatttttgtgacctacaaaataataaaaaataataataaaaactaattttgatGCTTacggaaagaaaataaagagaagCCACTAAAATCTGGAGAAAGGAACGTTGAGGTTGAAaaatcattgttttttttatgcatTGAGCATTGAGCATTGAGCATTGAGCATTGAGCATTGAGCATTGAGCATTGAGCGCTGAGAGGTGTTCCACCGCGACAGAGAGAAGAATCCATTGATGCTCTTAGCCCTTCTTCCAATTTTGGATATAAACAAACCTGGTCTttactttgaattttgaactttgaactccttttctttcccttcttttttttaaagaaacacATTCTTGTAAGCAAAGTAATTGGGTTCGTGTCCTTTCTCCTGCTTTTCTCCTGCCGGTGCCGGTGGGTCGGGGCCATTTTTCGAGGTCCGACAGACCCTGCTGCCTGATCGTCTCTTTCGTCTCTTCACTCCTGCTTCCGCTCTTCTAACACGACTCAGACTGGTAGGTGTTACTCAAcatctttgaatttctttgttttccgAGATTTCTCTTGTGTTTGCCTCCATCATATCTGGGAACCCTAGTTTTCCGTCTTCTCTTTGCGATTCCCTTTtgctcttttcttcttctgttgtTTTGTTGTGTGATTGATGATGCTCTAGtcttaattttggattttccgTTTGTTTTACAATCCTGTTGCGCCTTTGCTCGTCTCGAGAATCGTAATTACTCTGCTGTTGAGAATTTCTTGGATGGTAGTCGATCGTTTCTTGTGTAGTTCTATGACTATGTTTGTTTTCCACCAGTCTCGCTAGTCATGCTGTTTTTTTAGGTTTAGGGCGGTAAATAGTCAAAGCACCTTGCTCTCTTGCACCTCTTCTTCTGTGTGCTGCTTGCGTTCGATTCCTTGCTCCAGTATAGAAGGACGCTGATTTATTCagtaacatgcatgcttgGGAACTTGATTCTTCCTGTTcagtatatattattttagtgaCCACTATCATGTTCGTTTACCATATTATTGTGAATAGTTTTTTATCAATCTGGTCCTGTGGATTTGAGCTGACTAAAGAAGGAAAATTCATCCCAAGAGGGAGAAGACTCACGAAGTACACAGTGTtctatttgaaaatgatattcCAAAAGGCTTCCTTATAATCTTCACAAGAATCCTCACAAGTAGCTATGTATAGCATCATAAACCAATAACGAAATAAATCTATGATGCAAATTAAGTtctaattaaactaaaatttcgGCTAAACTAATAATAGTTAAACTATACTAATTTTCTATCATCTTGTCCTACATCAGAATCATTAGTTAAAGCGCTTTTATGATAGTAATGGCTGCTGTTTGTTCGGCTGATTAGAGAGTAGGATGAAATATCACATAAAAGATTGTTGGTGATGGTTAGCACTTAACATGTCAATTCTAGTTAACGTATCCTGTTGAATTATGGTTTTATAAGTTTCTGGTTATGCTGCCTTTTCAGATAATAGCTAACCGGCTGCCCATCAACATGCTCAAACCAACTGAAGAGGTGGGTAAAGAGGAAAATAGGAGGCTTGAAGCAAGTGAGAATAATGAATATGTAAGGCTAGTCATAGCTAGTGAACCAAGTCCTTTGGAATCAGAGATTCTACAGCTTCATGATAAATCGAAAAGCGAATCATCCTTCAAGTGGTGGATCAAAGTCTCCCTATGGtgcattattattatagtaTTTCTTCTTGCTTTCTTCAAGTGGGGAGTGCCATTTCTTTTTGAGAAGGTAATTCCTGTTAACTACATCgccatttcttctctttacCTACCTTTGAGCTGAACGGCAGAAAATTTAAGCTATgcttcttatttatttttacaagtATTAATGTATGATATACTTGACCAGCTTATGCAACTAAGTTTGGTGTAGTGATAAGTTTAAAGATGGGTTAATCATATCCGCAACTTCTTGATCTCAGTTTGTAATACGGGCATTTGTGCTGGAAGAAGAAAGTAATTAGTAAATGATTGCATTAGCTGTacaagattaaaaaaagatcTTACATAATCTAAGTTTGTAGAGCTAATCTTAATCCCCTGGCTTATTTCAGGTCATCCTTCCAATTATGAAGTGGGAAGCTACTGCCTTTGGTCGACCCATGCTTGCACTAACGCTAGTGGCTTCTCTGGCATTATTTCCagtattttttattccttctGGCCCTTCAATGTGGTTGGCTGGGATGATTTTTGGCTATGGATTTGGGTTCATTATAATAATGGTTGGAACAACAATTGGGATGGTCCTGCCATATTTAATTGGATTATTTTTCCGGGAGCGCATTCATGTAAGTAAGACCTTGATATATTTCCCAGTATATTCTTATTGAAAGAAGGCTCGGTATTTCTAAAGCCAGCCGAACAGTATTACAAACGGTGGTTAACTAGTTAACCAATAATTAACACATATGTAAACAATTAGTAACTTCAATAATCTGAGAAACAGAATTGAATAGAATTTGTAATCCCATCCCATACTATATTGTCTTTCATTTGGTTCCCTGATATTTGTTTATTCATGATTCTCAGGGATGGTTGATGAGGTGGCCGCAAAAAGCAGAAATGCTTAGGCTTGCTGGGGAGGGGAGTTGGTTTCGTCAATTCCGAGTTGTCGCACTCTTTAGGGTTTCACCATTTCCGTACactattttcaattatgcaaTTGTGGTAACAAGCATGAGGTTTTGGCCCTATTTGTGTGGGTCAATTGCAGGAATGATACCAGAGGCTTTCATTTACATCTACAGGTTTCCTTCTTAGTCCCTTATATAGTTTTAACTTACCAAAGAATGGGAGGAGGAAAGTTAATATGCTTAAGTTAATTTTCTTAGGCCTGTCATATGCTTGTGTGCATTCTGGCAAATGAATACAACCTTGTTTTGTATATTGAGATATTTCCCTTGACTTCTATGCATTCATTTACATACGCTAAATATCTCGGCTCTACTTTTGTGCAGTGGTCGGTTAATGAGGACACTAGCAGACGTTCAATATGGAAAGCATCACCTGACGACTGTTGAGATTGTGTATAATGTCATCTCCTTCATCATTGCGATCATCACTACGGTTATTTTCACTGTTTATGCAAAAAGGACGCTGAACAACCTTCAAAGGGCAGAAGATGATGGAAAGTATTCAACCTCCCTCCCTGGCAATTTTGAGGTCGAGAGTCTTTCCCACGGAAGGTACAAGTAGTTTGGTTTACCTACCATCTAGATTGCCATACTGGTGAACTCACTTGGATTAGATATAGATTAGTTCCTGCACAATTAACAATTAACCCAAAGGATTCTGAACAGTTCTTCCATTGAATTAAGTTGTTCTATAAAGGTTTTCCGGCTTGCTTTATAAAGTTTCCTAggcttaaaatatatttatcctACAAATTGTTTTCCCTGTTCCTTTCATCCTTCCATCCCCAACCGGTCTTTAGCATGCGGGAGAAAAGGGTTCATGTAAAGGAAATGGGTTTGTGTAAGTCTGGCTGATTTGAAACgaaaaagagaacaaagaaTTTTGTGATGATTTCTAAAGTAGTTTAATTGCTGTTTGCTGGCTTTGAAACTGTGTATTCAGTAGATGATTTTTGTATTGTCAGCACTGAGATCAAATTTCAGGAGGTGGGAGTTTCTTCNttttttttttttttttttttttttttttttttttttttttttcaagatcttAAGTATGAGCAGGGGGTTGCCATTAGACCTTAGAGTACTAACGTCGAGAACTTTAAGTACTCGCATTGAGAATTAGAAGCACCATTGCTGAAATAggttaaataaaagtaaactgTACAGGGTTCGCATAAGACTAGAAACAATATAGAACTAAATGATTTTAGCCAATATAGAACTATATTTGTAATATGAAGCCTTACCATCCTGACTTAGAAGATGGATGTGCAGATCTCCTATCAATGTTATGAAGGAAGATAGAGCAGTTGAAGAAGTGGTAGCCCAGATTACCCACAAAATAAGAGTTGCTGGAATACTTGATAAGGTGGAA
This genomic window from Cucurbita pepo subsp. pepo cultivar mu-cu-16 chromosome LG01, ASM280686v2, whole genome shotgun sequence contains:
- the LOC111802669 gene encoding uncharacterized protein LOC111802669 is translated as MLKPTEEVGKEENRRLEASENNEYVRLVIASEPSPLESEILQLHDKSKSESSFKWWIKVSLWCIIIIVFLLAFFKWGVPFLFEKVILPIMKWEATAFGRPMLALTLVASLALFPVFFIPSGPSMWLAGMIFGYGFGFIIIMVGTTIGMVLPYLIGLFFRERIHGWLMRWPQKAEMLRLAGEGSWFRQFRVVALFRVSPFPYTIFNYAIVVTSMRFWPYLCGSIAGMIPEAFIYIYSGRLMRTLADVQYGKHHLTTVEIVYNVISFIIAIITTVIFTVYAKRTLNNLQRAEDDGKYSTSLPGNFEVESLSHGRSPINVMKEDRAVEEVVAQITHKIRVAGILDKVERPPNQRDQFRG